In Grus americana isolate bGruAme1 chromosome 27 unlocalized genomic scaffold, bGruAme1.mat SUPER_27_unloc_1, whole genome shotgun sequence, one genomic interval encodes:
- the LOC129200034 gene encoding olfactory receptor 14A16-like, translating into MSNGSSITEFLLLAFADTRELQLLHFWLFLGIYLAALLANGLIITAIACDHHLHTPMYFFLLNLSLLDLGTISITVPKVMANSLSDNRSISYAGCAAQVFLFFFLLGAEYALLTVMAYDRYIAICLPLHYGTLLGSRACVHMAAAAWGTGFLNAVLHTANTFSIPLCHGNTVEQFFCDVPQILKLSCSDTYLREVGLLILSCFLGFGCFVFIVLSYVQIFRAVLRIPSEQGRHKAFSTCLPHLAVVSLLVSTGIFSYLKPPSISSPSLDLVVAVLYSVVPPAVNPLIYSMRNQEIIDALWKLFEYNLLQIKKTPIIPPGLPLYFRKSQE; encoded by the coding sequence atgtccaatggcagctccatcactgagttcctcctcctggcattcgcagacacacgggagctgcagctcttgcacttctggctcttcctgggcatctacctggctgctctcctggccaatggcctcatcatcactgccatagcctgcgaccaccacctccacacccccatgtacttcttcctcctcaacctctccctcctcgaccttgGTACCATCTCTATCACGGTCCCTAAAGTGATGGCCAACTCACTCTCAGACAACAGGTCCATCTcctatgcaggatgtgctgctcaagtatttctatttttcttcttgcttggagctgagtacgcacttctcactgtcatggcctacgatcgctacattgccatctgcctacccctgcactacgggaccctcctgggcagcagagcttgtgtccacatggcagcagctgcctggggcactgggtttctcaatgctgtgctgcacacggccaatacattttctataccactctgccatggTAATACTGTAGAACAGTTCTTCTGTGAcgttccccagatcctcaagctctcctgctcagacacctacctcagggaagttgggcttcttattttaagctgttttttaggttttggctgttttgttttcattgtgctgtcctatgtgcagatcttcagggctgtgttgaggatcccctctgagcagggacggcacaaagccttttccacgtgcctccctcacctggccgtggtctccctccTTGTCAGCACAGGCATATTTTCCTACCTGAAACCCccttccatctcctccccatccctggacctggtggtggcagttctgtactcggtggttcctccagcagtgaaccccctcatctacagcatgaggaaccaggaaatCATAGATGCCCTGTGGAAACTATTTGAATACAATCTACTTCAGATCAAGAAGACCCCCATTATCCCACCAGGGCTCcctctgtatttcaggaaaagcCAGGAgtag